From the genome of Scytonema hofmannii PCC 7110, one region includes:
- the speB gene encoding agmatinase SpeB, translating to MSHQLQDYNPSGVGQVNGNLLGLPFDYESAKLIVFGVPWEVTVSYGAGTANGPQRVLDASTQLDLFDLDNPDGWKQGIFMVEIPQDILEKNAYYRDRAAEIIQRLEQGKPLTATPDLTPVLTEINQACQQVNQWLFEKSKEAIENGKRVAAIGGDHSVPLGYYQALALSYPNFGILHIDAHADLRDAYEGFEFSHASIMFNAMKLPQISKLVQVALRDISHDEVQTIDQSNGRIVAYYDPVIKQKLYSGMAWVEICREIISHLPEQVYISFDVDGLDPKLCSSTGTPVPGGLELEQAFFLFRELVHSGRKIIGFDLCEVGDAEWDGNVGARIVYKLSNLMDLSQQS from the coding sequence ATGAGTCATCAACTCCAAGACTACAATCCCAGTGGCGTAGGTCAAGTTAATGGGAACCTCCTTGGTTTACCATTTGATTACGAATCGGCAAAACTAATTGTCTTTGGCGTACCGTGGGAAGTGACCGTTTCCTATGGTGCGGGTACTGCTAACGGACCGCAGCGCGTTCTTGATGCCTCAACACAACTGGATTTGTTCGATCTCGACAATCCTGATGGATGGAAACAGGGAATATTTATGGTGGAAATACCTCAGGATATCTTGGAGAAGAACGCCTATTATCGCGATCGCGCCGCAGAAATTATCCAGCGTCTAGAGCAAGGTAAACCTCTGACAGCTACACCAGATTTAACACCAGTACTTACAGAAATTAATCAAGCTTGCCAACAGGTCAATCAATGGTTGTTTGAAAAGAGTAAGGAAGCAATAGAAAATGGCAAACGAGTGGCTGCGATCGGAGGCGATCACAGCGTACCATTAGGTTATTATCAAGCATTAGCACTTTCCTATCCAAACTTTGGCATTTTACACATTGATGCTCATGCAGATTTGCGCGATGCTTATGAGGGATTTGAGTTTTCTCATGCATCCATCATGTTTAATGCCATGAAATTGCCCCAAATTTCTAAGTTAGTGCAGGTAGCTTTGCGCGATATCAGTCATGATGAGGTGCAAACAATCGACCAATCCAACGGTCGAATTGTTGCTTATTATGACCCAGTTATCAAGCAAAAACTCTACTCTGGAATGGCTTGGGTTGAGATATGCCGAGAAATCATCAGTCATTTGCCCGAACAAGTATACATTAGCTTTGATGTTGATGGTCTCGATCCAAAACTCTGTTCGAGTACGGGAACTCCTGTTCCTGGAGGATTGGAATTAGAGCAAGCTTTTTTTCTGTTCCGTGAATTAGTTCATAGCGGTAGAAAAATTATTGGCTTCGATCTCTGCGAAGTTGGGGATGCAGAGTGGGATGGTAATGTTGGTGCGCGTATAGTTTATAAGCTATCAAATCTCATGGATTTATCACAGCAGAGTTAA
- the murQ gene encoding N-acetylmuramic acid 6-phosphate etherase, whose translation MTNLQERGHLLTEQINPDSLNLDQLSALEFVELFNREDAKAVAAVAAAKNQLAEAIELCAERMRHGGRLFYIGAGTSGRLGVLDAAECPPTFCTSPEMVQGIIAGGAGALVRSSEDLEDRAQDGETAIAQRQITQLDIVVGITAGGTTPFVYGALSAARQRGAKTIFIACVPKEQVSGDADIDIRLLTGPEVLAGSTRLKAGTATKLALNILSTGIMVKLGKVYGNRMVDVAVTNQKLRDRALRILQDLTGLSRDAAGFLLERSGKWVKLALLMHWTGLEQEEGLKLLSEHQGNLRAAVASYKQ comes from the coding sequence ATGACAAATTTACAGGAACGTGGGCATCTTTTAACCGAGCAAATCAATCCTGATAGTCTTAACTTAGACCAGCTCAGTGCTTTGGAATTCGTAGAATTGTTTAATCGTGAAGATGCAAAGGCAGTAGCTGCGGTAGCTGCAGCTAAAAATCAGTTGGCTGAAGCGATTGAACTCTGTGCAGAACGAATGCGTCATGGAGGACGTCTGTTTTACATTGGTGCAGGAACAAGTGGTAGATTGGGGGTGTTGGATGCCGCAGAATGTCCGCCTACATTTTGTACCTCTCCGGAAATGGTACAGGGTATTATTGCTGGTGGTGCAGGCGCACTTGTCCGCAGTTCTGAAGATTTAGAAGATCGCGCCCAAGATGGAGAAACTGCGATCGCTCAACGTCAGATTACGCAACTTGATATTGTAGTTGGTATCACGGCAGGCGGAACAACGCCTTTTGTCTACGGTGCATTAAGTGCAGCCCGTCAAAGGGGTGCTAAAACTATATTTATAGCCTGTGTTCCTAAGGAGCAAGTGAGCGGTGATGCCGATATTGATATTCGCCTTTTGACAGGACCAGAGGTACTGGCGGGTTCAACTCGTCTAAAAGCGGGGACGGCGACAAAACTGGCTTTAAATATCCTTTCTACAGGGATTATGGTTAAGTTGGGCAAAGTTTATGGCAATCGCATGGTAGATGTGGCGGTGACGAATCAAAAGCTACGCGATCGCGCTTTGCGAATCTTACAAGACCTAACTGGCTTAAGTCGAGATGCAGCAGGTTTTTTGTTAGAACGCAGTGGTAAATGGGTCAAGTTAGCACTTTTGATGCATTGGACTGGGTTGGAACAAGAGGAAGGTTTAAAGCTTTTATCAGAACACCAAGGTAATCTCAGAGCAGCTGTTGCAAGCTACAAACAGTAA
- a CDS encoding translocation/assembly module TamB domain-containing protein, with product MTNACNPEHPSKPNRTKNRIKKATWLLLFSRGGIALGGFLLIGFAGGAWRLWNFIRTELVPLAETSLTTTLNRPVELGDVKEFSLSGVKFGASALPATPTDRDKATVEAVEVSFDPLGLLLNRHLKLDVTLVNPDIYIEQDEQGNWITTTIAPPGKEGPIKTDLDKLRVRNARLVLTPMRREAEGERERGGSISSSVSASPNLPQIPTPETIPNTPTFSSSSPSSPQPSIQNPKSKIQNSKSPVEFSELNGTAQFLEKNELIKYDVNGVPKTGGNISLQGETRPKTLAFETNLHLKGDLSATEVTRLIKLPIFLLDGRVQADLKIPKLLLKQQPGQPQSPWVYGTATAQGITLQVPKMPQPFINSQGNLRFDGSRIHLDNVATNYGKIPLIASGFLDTETGFQLAARVDAVNIAQAQETLNIQLPFPTLGEVKADLQVIGTTEKPILIGTVASIKPARIDKVDFDSVGAQFEFSPVASVMTFKNIQGKAIVGGDITGNGKIQLNANPQLTQLNFNFKAKNVAGDAIAFLYGTKPPIHIGKVAAVGKLTGTPETIQTSAQWQAPQATYPATGELTVAPNKTVSFRNVALRVAGGTVRAYGTWNEQQWQAVADASKLQIQHFVNPQQVQNISLNDARFNGRLILSGTSAPFQIASIRPENARVHIAGGTVAVSHLQFNEQNFSAQLVANDLRLGRLLKTQIPPALTGPLAGKVQVSGNTNDFNLKTFRASGEGRIGIGNGTVTASNIQVANGVYQMQLQANDVALQEVAQLPKEYWGRLTGQFNVAGSVESFQPQAFQAVGQARVKIADGTVTANNIQLANGRYRAQLQANDVALQRLVPQLPPQFQGRMTGLFNVAGGIESFSPQAIQAIGQAKVNFGRGTVTASNIQVANGRYQAQLQAQNIPLQRMAQLPPPFHGNLTGQFNVAGSLESTQLQAIRATGQAKLNVAGGAISASNIRVGNGNYQAVVEATGVELTRFSPDLRGQFGAKMQVAGKVGAFDIASVRAVGEVQFSQGISAIEQPLTASVGWDGKQAIVEKATSPDLNATGYIFATTNRAGVPEITGLNLNVQAQNVNLQKLPLSLPNPATLAGKADFGGRITGQLPVPDIQGQLRLRDLAVNQISFESVLTGNIQLVQGQGFNLNIAGKRDRIALNAGAVGNGKTQDAPWRVSTFDVRWQDALAFGQSRGDVLAMKVENFPLQILNIAPPPSTRLGTGAIAGLLTGSAEFNQKTFATLGNITIEKPKFGRIVGDRLSTQFRYSDGKANITNSEFAKGASRYALAGTFAQTAKGPQIQGKLNVTKGDIQDVLAVLQLYELQDVQGGMVEPTYGKAADLGSIKPVGIPNKPLITQMQRLAEIDYLLSQQQQKRRDASPIPDLADLNGTFSGEVSVDTATANGLYANFNLNGQNFAWGRGNEPERYYKAEQVIAQGKFENGVLTFLPLRLESQNRLIAFTGNIGGKEQSGQLRVTNFPIQVLNNFVKLPVGLTGNLNATAALAGSINNPQAKGELEINEGTLNQKGVDSANASFSYNNGRLDFGSIVAVSSHEQPVNISGSIPYKLPFATKAPDSNIISLDVKVKNEGLAILNLLNSQISYESGEGEIDLKVRGTLQKPTLNGIATVSKGIFSSQSLPGKITDVIGKVNFDFDRVIVENLQGQYNNKGAIEAKGQIPISSAEKLENPLTVSLQQLAVNLKGLYQGGVGGKLEIAGSALSPVISGQMELDNGEVLLAEAAEGTTTPGMGGGINSVNDTRLKQNKQTTPEVESTETRLNNLQINLGKNVKITRQPILSFRATGSLNVNGLLSQPVPEGTIKLKEGSVNLFTTRFNLVRGYAHKAIFRENQPRDPNLDIQLFAKVLDTTQGTDLNKASTTGLASLETVRVEARVEGLASQLDKNLELVSSPARSQTEIVALLGGGFIDTQGRGGDSTLGLINIAGSAVLNNLQGPLNQLGTAVGLSELRIFPTILSENPEAGRNGSSLELAAEAGVDITRRISVSGLKILTTGDPVQWGVNYRLNDSIRLRGTTNFSDDNRAVVEYQKRF from the coding sequence ATGACGAACGCTTGTAATCCAGAACATCCCTCAAAACCAAACCGTACCAAAAACCGTATCAAAAAAGCTACTTGGCTCCTCCTTTTTAGTAGAGGTGGTATTGCCTTGGGTGGATTTCTGCTGATTGGATTTGCAGGCGGCGCATGGCGACTGTGGAATTTTATTCGTACAGAGTTAGTACCACTAGCGGAAACAAGCCTGACTACTACACTCAACCGTCCCGTAGAATTGGGCGATGTCAAAGAATTTTCTCTGAGTGGAGTTAAGTTTGGTGCTTCAGCACTACCAGCAACACCGACAGATCGGGATAAAGCCACTGTTGAAGCAGTCGAAGTCAGTTTTGACCCCTTGGGGTTACTGTTGAACCGACACCTCAAGCTAGATGTTACCCTAGTTAATCCTGATATTTACATAGAACAGGATGAACAAGGGAACTGGATTACTACCACCATTGCACCTCCAGGTAAAGAAGGACCAATTAAAACCGATTTAGATAAACTGCGGGTTCGCAATGCTCGGTTAGTCCTAACACCCATGAGGAGAGAGGCAGAGGGAGAAAGGGAGCGGGGGGGAAGTATATCCTCTAGCGTCTCAGCATCACCCAATCTTCCACAAATCCCAACACCAGAAACAATTCCCAACACCCCCACCTTCTCCTCCTCCTCCCCTTCATCCCCCCAACCCTCAATCCAAAATCCAAAATCCAAAATCCAAAATTCAAAATCCCCAGTAGAATTTTCTGAACTCAATGGCACTGCTCAGTTCTTAGAAAAGAACGAGCTGATAAAATATGATGTCAATGGAGTTCCAAAGACCGGCGGTAACATATCCCTTCAGGGAGAAACTCGTCCGAAGACTTTGGCGTTTGAAACCAACTTACATTTGAAAGGAGACTTGAGCGCCACAGAAGTCACTCGTTTGATTAAACTGCCAATCTTTTTACTGGATGGTAGAGTTCAGGCTGACTTAAAGATTCCCAAGCTGCTACTAAAACAACAGCCAGGACAACCGCAAAGCCCGTGGGTATATGGAACGGCTACCGCACAAGGTATAACGCTTCAAGTTCCCAAAATGCCACAACCATTTATCAATTCTCAAGGGAACTTGCGATTTGATGGTAGCCGAATTCACTTAGACAATGTGGCAACTAATTATGGTAAAATCCCCCTCATTGCTAGCGGTTTCCTTGATACCGAAACAGGTTTTCAATTAGCAGCACGTGTCGATGCAGTTAACATTGCCCAAGCCCAAGAAACTCTTAACATACAACTGCCCTTTCCTACCCTTGGGGAAGTGAAAGCTGATTTACAAGTTATTGGAACAACTGAGAAACCTATTCTTATAGGTACAGTTGCTAGCATCAAACCTGCCAGAATTGACAAAGTAGATTTTGATAGCGTTGGCGCACAGTTTGAGTTTTCTCCTGTTGCCTCGGTTATGACTTTTAAAAATATTCAAGGGAAAGCCATAGTCGGTGGTGACATTACGGGGAACGGCAAGATTCAACTGAATGCAAATCCTCAACTGACTCAACTTAACTTTAATTTTAAGGCAAAAAATGTTGCAGGCGATGCGATCGCATTTCTCTACGGCACAAAACCTCCCATTCACATCGGCAAAGTTGCAGCTGTCGGCAAATTAACAGGCACTCCTGAGACAATTCAAACGTCAGCGCAATGGCAAGCACCCCAAGCCACCTACCCCGCAACGGGTGAACTCACCGTCGCACCGAATAAAACTGTTTCATTCCGCAATGTTGCGCTTCGTGTTGCGGGCGGTACAGTACGGGCGTATGGAACTTGGAACGAACAGCAATGGCAAGCAGTCGCTGATGCATCTAAACTTCAAATTCAACATTTTGTCAATCCCCAGCAAGTCCAAAATATATCTCTTAATGATGCGCGATTTAATGGTCGTCTCATTCTGTCGGGAACCTCAGCCCCATTTCAAATTGCCTCAATTCGTCCTGAGAATGCCAGAGTTCATATTGCAGGCGGTACAGTTGCAGTTTCTCACCTCCAATTTAACGAGCAAAACTTTTCTGCACAACTCGTTGCCAACGATCTAAGATTGGGACGTTTGTTAAAAACTCAGATACCCCCAGCTTTAACGGGGCCTTTGGCGGGTAAAGTACAAGTATCGGGTAATACAAATGATTTTAACCTCAAAACTTTCCGCGCCAGTGGGGAAGGACGCATAGGAATTGGGAATGGTACAGTCACAGCTTCCAACATCCAGGTGGCTAACGGCGTGTATCAAATGCAACTCCAAGCTAATGACGTAGCATTGCAGGAAGTCGCACAACTCCCCAAAGAATATTGGGGAAGATTAACTGGTCAATTTAATGTCGCAGGTTCTGTGGAATCATTCCAACCACAAGCCTTTCAAGCAGTTGGTCAAGCACGGGTTAAAATAGCAGATGGTACGGTGACTGCTAACAATATTCAACTCGCTAACGGTCGGTACAGAGCACAACTCCAAGCAAATGATGTAGCGTTGCAGCGATTAGTACCGCAGTTACCCCCGCAGTTTCAAGGCAGGATGACAGGTTTGTTTAATGTGGCGGGTGGTATTGAGTCATTTAGCCCGCAAGCTATTCAAGCTATCGGTCAGGCAAAGGTTAATTTTGGCAGAGGGACAGTCACAGCTTCAAATATTCAAGTGGCTAACGGTCGCTATCAAGCACAACTTCAAGCTCAAAATATACCTTTGCAGCGAATGGCACAGCTTCCTCCGCCGTTTCACGGAAATTTAACAGGTCAGTTTAATGTTGCTGGTTCTTTGGAATCTACGCAATTACAAGCAATTCGAGCTACGGGTCAAGCAAAACTGAATGTTGCAGGTGGTGCGATCTCAGCTTCTAATATTCGCGTAGGTAATGGTAACTACCAAGCTGTGGTGGAGGCAACTGGTGTAGAATTAACTCGATTTTCACCGGATTTACGCGGTCAGTTTGGTGCAAAAATGCAAGTGGCAGGTAAGGTGGGGGCTTTTGACATAGCATCTGTCCGTGCTGTAGGTGAAGTGCAGTTTTCTCAAGGAATTTCTGCGATCGAGCAACCCCTGACAGCATCTGTTGGTTGGGATGGAAAACAAGCGATCGTTGAGAAAGCCACTTCGCCCGATTTAAATGCCACTGGTTACATTTTTGCCACAACAAATAGAGCTGGAGTACCGGAAATTACGGGTTTAAATCTTAATGTCCAAGCCCAAAATGTCAATCTGCAAAAGTTACCCTTATCTCTTCCCAATCCTGCAACTTTAGCAGGTAAAGCTGATTTTGGAGGAAGAATTACAGGTCAATTGCCAGTTCCAGATATCCAAGGGCAATTGAGGTTGCGAGATTTAGCGGTCAATCAGATATCTTTTGAATCTGTGTTAACTGGAAATATTCAGTTGGTACAGGGACAGGGTTTTAATTTGAATATAGCAGGGAAACGCGATCGCATAGCTTTGAATGCAGGAGCAGTGGGTAATGGTAAAACCCAAGACGCACCATGGCGCGTCTCTACCTTTGATGTGCGTTGGCAAGACGCTTTGGCATTCGGTCAATCGAGAGGGGATGTTTTGGCAATGAAGGTGGAAAATTTCCCATTACAAATACTAAATATAGCACCTCCCCCTAGTACGCGTTTGGGAACGGGTGCGATCGCAGGATTGTTAACTGGAAGTGCTGAGTTCAATCAAAAGACATTTGCCACTTTAGGGAATATTACCATTGAGAAACCTAAATTTGGACGAATTGTAGGCGATCGTCTCAGTACACAATTCCGCTACAGTGATGGCAAAGCAAACATTACAAACAGTGAATTTGCTAAAGGTGCGAGTCGTTATGCCCTAGCAGGTACTTTTGCTCAAACTGCCAAAGGTCCTCAAATACAAGGTAAGCTAAATGTTACCAAAGGTGACATTCAGGATGTTCTGGCTGTACTCCAGTTATATGAATTACAAGATGTCCAAGGTGGTATGGTAGAACCAACTTATGGTAAAGCCGCAGACTTAGGCAGCATTAAACCAGTTGGTATACCTAACAAGCCATTAATAACGCAAATGCAGCGCTTGGCGGAAATTGATTATTTGCTATCACAGCAACAACAAAAACGGCGCGATGCTTCTCCCATACCAGACTTAGCAGATTTAAATGGAACTTTTAGCGGTGAAGTGAGCGTTGATACAGCAACCGCAAACGGGTTATATGCAAACTTTAATTTAAACGGTCAAAACTTTGCTTGGGGAAGAGGAAACGAACCAGAGCGTTATTATAAAGCCGAACAGGTCATCGCTCAAGGTAAATTTGAAAATGGGGTTTTGACATTCCTTCCTTTGCGGCTAGAATCTCAAAATAGGCTCATTGCTTTCACAGGTAATATTGGCGGGAAAGAACAATCCGGTCAATTACGGGTTACAAATTTCCCCATACAAGTTTTAAATAATTTTGTGAAATTACCAGTTGGTTTAACAGGTAATCTCAACGCAACAGCAGCTTTAGCAGGTAGCATTAACAATCCACAAGCCAAAGGGGAATTGGAAATTAATGAAGGAACTCTCAATCAAAAAGGAGTTGATTCAGCAAATGCAAGTTTTAGCTATAACAACGGTCGTTTAGATTTTGGCAGCATTGTGGCAGTTTCTAGTCATGAGCAGCCAGTGAATATTAGTGGTAGCATACCTTACAAATTACCTTTTGCAACCAAAGCACCGGATAGCAATATAATTAGTTTGGATGTGAAAGTAAAAAATGAAGGATTGGCAATCTTAAATCTATTAAACAGCCAGATCTCATATGAAAGCGGTGAGGGAGAAATTGACCTCAAAGTGCGGGGAACGTTACAGAAGCCTACTCTCAATGGAATTGCAACTGTCAGTAAAGGTATCTTTTCATCCCAATCTTTACCAGGGAAGATTACAGATGTTATCGGAAAGGTGAATTTTGATTTTGACCGTGTTATTGTGGAAAATCTTCAAGGTCAGTACAATAATAAAGGTGCCATCGAAGCCAAAGGACAAATTCCCATTTCCAGCGCAGAAAAACTGGAAAATCCCCTTACAGTTAGTTTGCAACAGTTAGCAGTCAATTTGAAAGGGCTGTATCAAGGAGGAGTGGGCGGTAAGTTAGAGATTGCAGGATCTGCTCTTAGCCCGGTCATTAGCGGTCAAATGGAATTAGATAACGGTGAGGTGTTGCTAGCAGAAGCTGCTGAAGGTACAACAACCCCTGGAATGGGTGGTGGAATAAATAGTGTCAACGATACGCGGCTCAAACAAAACAAACAAACAACTCCTGAAGTTGAAAGTACAGAAACCAGGTTAAACAACCTACAGATAAATCTTGGCAAAAATGTAAAAATTACTCGCCAACCTATTCTTAGTTTTCGGGCGACTGGTAGTCTTAACGTCAATGGTTTGTTGAGTCAGCCAGTTCCAGAAGGAACGATTAAACTCAAAGAAGGAAGCGTCAATTTATTTACAACTCGGTTTAACCTTGTGCGTGGCTACGCGCATAAGGCAATCTTTAGAGAGAATCAGCCACGAGACCCCAATTTAGATATTCAGTTGTTTGCCAAAGTGCTTGATACGACTCAAGGTACTGACTTGAATAAAGCAAGTACTACAGGGTTAGCGTCTTTAGAGACAGTGCGTGTTGAAGCTAGGGTAGAGGGACTAGCAAGTCAACTTGATAAAAATCTTGAATTGGTAAGTTCTCCCGCACGCAGCCAAACAGAAATTGTCGCTTTATTGGGTGGTGGATTTATTGATACCCAAGGACGTGGCGGTGATAGTACATTAGGGCTGATTAATATAGCTGGTTCAGCAGTATTGAATAATTTACAGGGACCTCTGAACCAACTGGGAACTGCAGTGGGGTTAAGCGAACTGCGTATCTTCCCAACGATTCTCTCGGAGAATCCAGAAGCAGGGCGTAACGGTTCTAGCTTGGAGTTAGCAGCAGAAGCAGGAGTTGATATTACCCGTAGAATTTCTGTTTCTGGGCTGAAGATTTTAACAACTGGTGACCCCGTGCAATGGGGTGTTAACTACCGACTTAACGATTCGATTCGTCTCCGTGGTACAACTAACTTTTCTGATGACAATCGCGCCGTGGTTGAATATCAAAAGCGATTTTGA
- a CDS encoding DUF3110 domain-containing protein, with the protein MPVFVLLFNARTENEGIHTIQVGGRNKVLMFESEDDATRFALMLEAQDFLTPTVEEIDSEEVEEFCASANYDWEIIPSDSNSLIVPPEVNVDETDWNPESKQDASEGTLDRTQDSEDNSELPQSELDSIRRKLEGLL; encoded by the coding sequence ATGCCTGTTTTTGTACTACTGTTTAACGCCAGAACGGAAAATGAGGGGATTCACACAATTCAAGTGGGCGGGCGCAATAAAGTTCTGATGTTTGAGTCGGAAGACGACGCCACACGCTTTGCCCTCATGTTGGAAGCTCAGGATTTTCTGACACCTACGGTAGAGGAAATTGATTCAGAGGAAGTAGAAGAATTTTGTGCCAGCGCAAACTATGATTGGGAAATCATCCCAAGTGACAGCAATAGTTTGATCGTTCCTCCAGAAGTGAATGTTGATGAAACCGATTGGAATCCAGAATCAAAACAGGATGCAAGTGAGGGAACTTTGGATCGCACTCAAGATTCCGAGGACAACTCAGAATTGCCTCAGTCGGAACTAGATAGTATTCGTCGCAAACTAGAAGGATTATTGTAG
- a CDS encoding Uma2 family endonuclease codes for MTQALTKIVTFDEFIDWNPKNPGVRYELHNGEIVEMSQPTGKHEKVKGFLVKKLSVEFDRLNLPYFIPNQAIVKPPKKESGYFPDVLILNDAALASEPLWEKSSTVTFGASIPLLVEVVSTNWRDDYYIKLADYEEMGIHEYWVADYAALGARKFIGNPKQPTFSLYQLIDGEYQVTLFRGSDKIISPTFPEINLTAEQIFQAGQ; via the coding sequence ATGACGCAAGCCTTAACAAAAATAGTTACTTTTGATGAATTTATTGATTGGAATCCAAAAAACCCTGGGGTACGGTACGAACTACATAATGGAGAAATTGTTGAAATGTCGCAGCCTACAGGCAAACATGAAAAAGTAAAAGGTTTTTTGGTAAAAAAGCTATCTGTGGAGTTTGACCGATTGAATCTCCCCTACTTTATTCCCAATCAAGCAATAGTCAAACCACCTAAAAAAGAATCAGGTTATTTCCCGGATGTATTAATACTAAATGACGCTGCTTTAGCTTCAGAACCTCTTTGGGAAAAATCTTCTACTGTTACTTTTGGTGCATCAATTCCTTTATTAGTCGAGGTTGTTAGTACTAATTGGCGCGATGATTACTATATAAAACTTGCTGATTATGAGGAGATGGGTATTCATGAATATTGGGTTGCTGACTATGCAGCATTAGGCGCTAGGAAGTTTATTGGAAATCCCAAACAACCTACTTTTTCACTTTATCAATTGATTGATGGGGAATATCAAGTCACTTTATTTCGAGGTAGCGATAAAATTATATCTCCAACTTTTCCAGAGATAAATTTGACCGCAGAACAAATTTTTCAAGCTGGTCAATAA
- a CDS encoding response regulator, whose protein sequence is MNHSEVIEQNNLLNEFITSSQLQHSGKLEIKSSQGNIWSFYYRLGRIVWATGGTHPWRRWRRHMVQHCPEIDCDKMRFRVEDTLVEHWDYNLLVILYQRQQLKREQIKVIVDSTISELLFDVVQQINVFATGNSNTCNSVLRRERNQEVILETPLSFTSADLSLKQVEDSWKMWSDAGLVNIFPDFAPVLRKPDRLQQQVSPSVYKNFVTLLNGKYSLRDLAVKMNHNPLSVARSLLPYIQKEIVELVEVPDLPLMTEIKNNSTSNKFVESTAPLVACVDDSLQVCQMLEKIITSNGLRFLKIQDSVQALPTIIQHKPDLIFLDLVMPVVSGYELCAQLRRISTFADTPVIIITGSDGFIDRVRAKVVNSTHFITKPIAADKVMSVIHKYLKIPRTSSKSQSNLQKLPLTGS, encoded by the coding sequence ATGAACCATTCGGAAGTAATTGAGCAGAACAATCTGCTGAATGAATTTATTACATCTTCTCAGTTACAACACAGTGGTAAATTGGAAATAAAAAGTTCTCAAGGAAATATATGGAGCTTTTATTACCGACTGGGGCGGATAGTATGGGCAACCGGTGGAACTCATCCATGGCGGCGCTGGCGCAGACATATGGTTCAACACTGCCCAGAAATAGATTGTGATAAGATGCGGTTTCGCGTGGAAGACACATTAGTTGAGCACTGGGATTATAATCTTTTAGTAATCTTGTATCAAAGACAGCAATTAAAACGGGAACAAATTAAAGTGATTGTGGACAGCACAATCTCTGAACTTTTATTTGACGTAGTACAGCAGATAAATGTTTTTGCTACTGGAAATTCTAATACTTGCAACTCCGTACTTCGTAGAGAACGCAATCAAGAAGTTATCTTAGAAACACCTCTTAGCTTCACAAGTGCCGATTTATCTTTGAAGCAGGTAGAAGACTCTTGGAAAATGTGGTCGGATGCTGGCTTAGTAAATATTTTCCCAGATTTTGCACCAGTACTGCGTAAACCAGATCGACTTCAACAACAAGTCAGTCCATCTGTCTACAAAAACTTTGTGACTCTGCTGAACGGTAAATATTCCTTGCGCGATTTAGCCGTCAAAATGAATCACAATCCTTTGTCAGTTGCTCGTTCTTTGCTTCCTTACATTCAAAAAGAAATTGTTGAATTGGTGGAAGTCCCAGATCTACCTTTAATGACAGAAATTAAAAATAATTCTACCTCTAACAAATTTGTCGAATCGACGGCTCCACTTGTAGCTTGTGTAGATGATAGTCTCCAAGTTTGCCAAATGCTAGAGAAAATAATAACCTCTAACGGACTCAGATTTCTTAAGATTCAAGATTCAGTACAAGCATTACCAACTATTATTCAGCATAAGCCAGACCTAATCTTTTTAGATCTAGTTATGCCAGTTGTTAGTGGTTATGAGCTATGCGCCCAGTTGCGACGAATTTCTACCTTTGCTGACACACCAGTCATTATCATAACGGGGAGTGATGGTTTTATAGACAGAGTGCGGGCTAAGGTGGTTAACTCCACACACTTTATCACTAAACCCATAGCTGCTGATAAAGTCATGAGTGTGATACATAAGTATTTAAAAATTCCCAGAACCTCTAGTAAAAGCCAATCTAACTTACAGAAATTACCATTGACTGGTTCGTAA